The Gouania willdenowi chromosome 20, fGouWil2.1, whole genome shotgun sequence genome window below encodes:
- the topbp1 gene encoding DNA topoisomerase 2-binding protein 1 — MSKGNKEDFIVKFVEDKGRKTEYAVKAYEAILELQSEKYLKTIKEEDVLQLDQKDKSLFVFSSFTTPAFLHCKQLGCRVVSPLVVLYCLQQQRCVPKAEKPIFNMAMADVTVSCTSLDKAKRVEVMDLVQLMGGRVYLDLNVSVTHLVAGEVGSKKYLVAASLGKPILLPSWVKVCWEKSQDSLFRYTELPMDSYLCPVLRGCTVCVTGLSSTERKEVQRLCEQHGGNYTGQLKMNECTHLIVSEPTGQKYECARKWNVYCVSLHWLFDSIEKGFCQDESRYTVKQNTSKSTKPHTSTPTGSSKKEDGSSLLGLSNISVNASVTINDTVVTNGTISRLEIPDPIDSLDLIVCPADDILDGCKLYLCGLSEKKLEKLRRLVNAAGGLRFNQTSEELTHVIMGQEDQDVKNFLTKATHRPHVVTVQWLLDSFSKGRILPEAEYLHPDCLPPTPPAVSGPTRRTLTSRLSDAPSVGSPSTPRLQKADDDLLSQYMDDDPTVIDIQAAAEYQVDPCQPDPTLGTELDSAPQDGTEAGLFVGKYFLLLGFGTEAEAQLSVLVTEHGGRVLIGRTRIVADYAVVPLLGCLVEATVDEVVTDTWLAMCVERECVLQLSSNPLFTPVLVMDGCFPLQDCVLSVSQFTGAERESLVELAKHLGANVQDYFVRLANQKKGMLASSHLVLQSPDGTKYKAAKKWGLPAVTMHWILESARTGKRAAEERFLVDLPPTPDRDEESFVDGSQKPSMPPPAPLSPEIPLPGFQNGKAVTPLDLGRFKSKLFRSVLDKMNPKEDTATPKQNQESGRRNQLQKEATFQLDTPSRFLSRDQLFRPSFNVKEALEALETPVGKSKAKVQVETPLTELINRKMKVALANSTRNTVMDTEAISGSPQSTKPSEKEAPEKEAGPLTGLVICVGKKLSKMQSELNAIAASLGAEFRWVCDDTVTHYIYQGRVGDNTREYKGVKERGLHVISQYWLQACAEEQRHVPEYLYPFTYNPKMSLNMSQVPSDTQRSPPSTRTQGRPASESQHVITEEGTTSRRISDGSVDEEANDPSESKKISETLEMRENLQRQLQEIMSATTLTTGRRTSVRLRTMGGGGADSNPRTPDGSRVGRIGNRRTLEALRVSREAAMDVNTEPSQSEQIVWDDPTAREERAKLANNRQWPGSPSQHSEPFVPPPPPTSEHQSQLRDSMTDSELVEMAACEVIEQQMGQKSITPPSEELDDDALTPLAPNIAFPLANPLVAPEPEEEQKEEKRVPRFQLSSLSPQERIDYSHLIEELGGVVLDKQSFDPSCSHIIVGSPLRNEKYLAAMAAGKWILHRSYLEACRSVGCFIQEDEFEWGSSSILNALPSITQQQKRLALAAMRWRKVLQGRSEHEGAFSGWTVMLNIDQNRESGFRRLLQSGGSKVLPSPSPSLYKEATHLFAEFSRLKPGDFRVNLSEATSQGVTCLKPEYIADYLMQDPTPPIDLYLLTEAPSVDAPGTPSRKRKGGADSSNLKKSRLN, encoded by the exons ATGTCCAAAGGAAATAAAGAAGACTTCATTGTCAAGTTTGTGGAGGACAAAGGACGAAAAACAGAGTATGCTGTGAAAGCCTACGAG GCGATCTTGGAGCTGCAGTCTGAAAAGTATTTGAAAACCATAAAAGAAGAGGATGTTCTGCAATTAGACCAAAAGGACAAAtctctgtttgtgtttagcagCTTCACCACCCCAGCTTTTCTACATTGCAAACAG CTTGGATGCAGAGTGGTTAGTCCGTTGGTAGTGTTATACTGTCTGCAGCAGCAGCGATGTGTCCCTAAAGCAGAGAAACCCATCTTCAACATGGCCATGGCTGACGTTACAGTTTCATGCACGAGCCTGGACAAAGCAAAACGA GTAGAGGTAATGGACCTGGTGCAGCTAATGGGGGGACGGGTCTACCTTGATCTTAATGTGTCCGTCACACACCTGGTGGCTGGAGAGGTGGGCAGCAAAAAATACCTGGTTGCTGCCAGCCTGGGTAAACCCATCCTGCTGCCCTCGTGGGTCAAAGTCTGCTGGGAAAAATCCCAGGATAG TCTTTTCAGGTACACAGAGCTTCCCATGGACAGCTATCTGTGTCCTGTCCTGCGTGGTTGTACGGTTTGTGTCACAGGCCTTTCCAGCACAGAGCGCAAAGAGGTCCAACGGCTCTGTGAGCAACACGGAGGCAACTACACTGGCCAACTGAAAATGAACGAGTGCACACACCTCATAGTCAGTGAACCCACTG GTCAGAAATACGAGTGTGCTCGGAAGTGGAACGTGTATTGTGTCTCTCTCCACTGGCTCTTTGACAGCATAGAGAAGGGCTTCTGTCAGGATGAGAGCAGGTACACCGTGAAGCAGAACACATCTAAAAGCACCAAACCACACACTTCCACCCCGACTGGGAGCAGCAAAAAAGAGG ATGGCTCCTCTCTGTTGGGCTTGAGCAATATTTCCGTCAACGCCAGTGTGACGATAAATGACACGGTCGTCACCAACGGCACCATCAGTCGCCTAGAGATCCCAGACCCCATCGATAGCCTGGATCTCATTGTGTGCCCTGCTGATGATATTTTAGATGGTTGTAAG CTGTATTTGTGCGGCCTGTCGGAGAAGAAGTTGGAAAAGTTGCGGCGACTTGTGAATGCTGCAGGAGGTCTTCGCTTCAACCAGACCAGTGAGGAGCTGACTCATGTGATTATGGGACAAGAGGACCAGGATGTGAAGAATTTTCTCACCAAAGCAACTCACAG ACCTCATGTAGTGACCGTACAGTGGCTGCTGGACAGCTTCTCCAAAGGCAGAATCCTCCCTGAAGCAGAATACCTCCACCCTGACTGTCTGCCTCCCACTCCACCTGCTGTGTCCGGGCCCACCCGCCGCACTCTAACTTCTCGACTGTCAGACGCTCCATCTGTAGGCAGCCCCAGCACACCCAGGCTACAGAAAGCTGATGATGATTTACTGTCCCAGTACATGGATGATGACCCAACAGTCA TTGATATCCAAGCTGCTGCTGAGTATCAGGTTGATCCCTGTCAGCCAGATCCCACTCTAGGAACAGAGCTGGATTCAGCTCCACAGGACGGTACTGAAGCTGGCTTATTTGTGGGAAAGTATTTCCTTCTTTTGGGCTTCGGTACCGAGGCTGAGGCACAGCTCTCCGTTCTGGTGACGGAGCACGGGGGCAGAGTGCTGATTGGCCGTACACGGATCGTGGCGGATTATGCTGTGGTGCCGCTGTTGGGCTGCTTAGTGGAAGCTACAGTCGATGAGGTGGTCACTGATACCTGGCTG GCGATGTGTGTAGAGCGGGAGTGTGTTCTGCAGCTGTCCTCCAACCCATTGTTCACCCCAGTTCttgtgatggatggatgttttccTCTCCAAGACTGCGTCCTCTCAGTCAGTCAGTTCACCGGAGCAGAAAGGGAGTCTTTGGTGGAGCTCGCCAAACACCTCGGGGCAAA TGTCCAGGACTACTTTGTGCGTCTAGCCAACCAGAAGAAAGGCATGCTGGCCAGCAGCCACCTGGTGCTCCAGAGCCCCGACGGCACCAAGTACAAGGCAGCCAAGAAGTGGGGGCTCCCTGCTGTGACCATGCACTGGATCCTGGAGTCGGCTCGAACTGGGAAGAGAGCAGCAGAGGAGAGATTTCTGGTCGACCTCCCCCCCACACCAG ACAGAGATGAAGAGAGTTTTGTCGACGGTTCCCAGAAGCCTTCTATGCCTCCACCAGCTCCATTGTCTCCAGAGATTCCTTTGCCAGGTTTTCAGAACGGTAAAGCTGTTACACCCCTGGACTTGGGACGATTTAAGAGCAAGCTCTTTCGCTCTGTATTGGACAAAATGAACCCCAAAGAAGATACAGCTACACCCAAACAGAACCAGGAGAGCGGCAGGAGGAACCAGCTTCAGAAAGAGGCCACCTTTCAGCTGGACACGCCGTCTCGCTTCCTCAGCAGGGATCAGCTGTTCAGACCCTCCTTTAATGTGAAG GAAGCACTGGAGGCTTTGGAAACTCCAGTTGGAAAATCCAAAGCAAAGGTTCAGGTGGAGACTCCTCTTACAGAACTCATCAACAGGAAGATGAAGGTAGCTCTCGCCAACAGTACTCGTAACACCGTCATGGACACAGAAGCGATCTCTGGCAGCCCCCAGTCTACAAAGCCTTCTGAGAAAGAG GCTCCAGAGAAAGAAGCTGGTCCTCTCACTGGTCTTGTCATTTGTGTGGGAAAGAAACTGAGCAAAATGCAAAGTGAACTGAATGCTATTGCTGCATCTCTCGGAGCTGAATTCAG GTGGGTGTGTGATGATACAGTGACACACTACATCTATCAGGGTCGAGTTGGCGACAACACACGGGAATACAAAGGAGTGAAGGAAAGAGGGCTGCATGTGATCTCCCAGTATTGGCTTCAAGCG TGCGCTGAGGAGCAGAGGCACGTCCCAGAGTATCTCTATCCTTTCACGTACAACCCCAAAATGAGCCTAAATATGAGCCAAGTCCCCAGTGATACTCAGAGGTCGCCACCGAGTACGCGAACGCAAGGCAGACCTGCTTCAGAG tCACAGCATGTTATCACAGAGGAAGGCACCACTTCACGGCGTATAAGTGATGGAAGTGTGGATGAGGAGGCAAACGATCCCTCCGAAAGTAAAA aaatttcagAGACTCTAGAAATGAGAGAGAACCTGCAAAGACAGCTGCAGGAGATCATGTCAGCCACTACGTTGACGACAGGAAGACGTACCTCAGTCAGGCTGAGGACGATGGGAGGAGGAGGGGCCGACTCAAACCCCCGAACACCTGATGGGAGCCGAGTCGGACGCATTGGAAACCGGCGAACCTTGGAAGCTCTGAG AGTGTCCAGAGAAGCAGCTATGGATGTTAACACTGAGCCATCTCAGAGTGAGCAGATAGTTTGGGACGATCCCACAGCCAGAGAGGAGCGAGCCAAGCTGGCTAATAACAGACAGTGGCCTGGCAGCCCGTCGCAGCACTCTGAGCCCtttgttcctcctcctcctcccacatCAGAGCATCAATCTCAGCTCAGAGACTCCATGACAGACTCAGAGCTGGTAGAAATGG CTGCCTGTGAAGTCATTGAGCAACAAATGGGTCAGAAAAGCATCACTCCACCGTCTGAGGAGCTCGACGATGACGCCCTGACTCCTCTAGCTCCCAACATCGCGTTTCCACTGGCCAATCCCCTCGTAGCTCCAGAGCCAGAG GAGGAACAGAAGGAAGAGAAACGAGTGCCCAGGTTCCAGCTGTCCTCCCTCAGCCCTCAGGAGCGCATTGATTACAGTCACCTCATAGAGGAGCTGG GTGGTGTAGTCCTGGACAAGCAGTCCTTTGATCCCAGCTGCTCCCACATCATCGTTGGGAGCCCCCTCCGTAATGAGAAGTATCTCGCAGCGATGGCTGCAGGCAAATGGATTCTCCACCGCTCGTATCTGGAGGCCTGTCGATCCGTGGGCTGCTTCATTCAG GAGGATGAGTTTGAGTGGGGCAGCAGCTCCATCCTGAACGCTTTGCCCTCCATCACTCAGCAGCAGAAGAGACTTGCATTAGCTGCCATGCGTTGGAGAAAAGTGCTGCAGGGACGCTCTGAACACGAG GGTGCATTCAGTGGATGGACGGTCATGCTGAACATCGATCAAAACAGAGAGTCGGGCTTCAGGCGGttactgcagtctggaggatcaaag GTTCTACCCAGTCCTTCTCCATCTTTGTACAAAGAGGCCACACACCTGTTTGCAGAATTCAGCCGGCTGAAACCTGGAGACTTCAGAGTAAACCTATCAGAAGCCACGTCACAAGGAGTGACATGTTTAAAGCCTGAGTACATCGCAGATTACCTCATGCAG GATCCGACTCCACCCATCGATCTGTACCTTCTGACTGAGGCGCCCTCTGTAGACGCCCCTGGTACGCCATCCCGCAAACGCAAAGGAGGAGCCGACTCCTCCAACCTTAAAAAGAGCCGACTGAACTGA